Within the Maribacter sp. BPC-D8 genome, the region TCTTTTTCTCACGAATTACCTTCACTTCTTTTTGAACTTCTTCGGCGACTTTGGCTTTTTTAACACGTTCGGCTTTGGCTTGATTAGCAGTCTTCTTCTTTCTTTTGCTGTTCTCTGTTTCAACGATTCTCAATAGCTCAGATACTAAAGGACGTTTCTTATTGTCTTGAAAATACTTGTCGGCAGCAACATTTACTTTGTTGCCCAATTGTATCATACGTTGGTCGTGGTCGTATAGCTCTTGGTAGTTCTCAAGTTTAGATTTGATTTTAGCATTTAGCTTTTCTAATCGTTCGTTTTCATCTCTTGCTTTAGACTCCTCTTCTTTTAACCTTGAGCCGGTTTCAGCCATTTTACTACGCTCTTTCTGCAGTTTGGCAATGGTGGCATCGAAACGAACTTTGCCACGCTCTATTTTCTTCTTCGCTTTATTGATAAGCGAGTAGGGGATGCCGTTCTTCTGCGCCACCTCAAACGTAAATGAACTACCAGCTTGCCCTAAAATCAGTTGAAATGTAGGTTCTAAAGTTTTACCATCAAATAGCATATTGGCATTGGTGACATGTGGCAATTCATTAGCCAATGCCTTTAAGTTTGCGTAGTGTGTTGTTATAACTCCGAAGGAACCTCTTTCATAAAAGACCTCTAAAAAGGCTTCGGCTAAAGCACCACCTAGTTCGGGATCACTACCGGTACCAAATTCATCGATTAGAAAAAGGGTGTTTTGGTCACAGCGCTTTAAAAATTGGTTCATGTTCTTTAAGCGGTAACTGTACGTACTTAGATGATTTTCAATACTTTGGTTGTCACCAATATCTGTTAAAATCTTTTTAAAGAAGCAAACTTCACTTCTTTCATGTACAGGAATTAACATTCCGCTTTGAAGCATTACTTGAAGTAAACCAATGGTTTTCAACGTAATACTTTTACCGCCTGCATTGGGTCCAGAAATAACTATAATTCTGTTTTCTTGATGCAATTCAATGGTCTGCGGATATGTATTTTCATTCTTGCGCTTATTGTTCAAAAACAATAGCGGATGGTATGCATCTCGCAAATACAATCTATTGTTTGAATTAATTTTAGGCAGTAGGGCGTCAATATCTTCTGCGTGCTTAGCTTTTGCAGCAATAACGTCCACTTGCGTTAAAAAATCTTGATAATCGCTTAAAAGCGCTCTAAATGGTCTTATCTGATTCGTAAGCTGCTTAAGAATACGCTGTACTTCTTCCTTTTCTTCAAACTCTAAGTTATTGAGCTCTCTACTATATTTCAAAGCCGCTTCAGGTTCTATGTAAACAATGCTTCCGGTCTTTGATGTACCCATAACGGCACCCTTAACTTTCTTGCGATACATTGCTTTAACTGCTAAAACACGTCTATTCTCAACAACAGATTCCCTGATCTCATCCAAATAATCAGATGCTTGGTACGTGTTTAAAGCGGAACCAAAGCTTTGACTGATTTTACCGCGAACTGCATTTATTTGCCTTCTAATCGTAAACAACTCATCAGATGCGTTGTCTTTCACTTCACCAAAACGATCAATGACATTGTTAATTAAAATCGGAATTTCAGCGTTCTGCTCCAGTTTCAAAGCAAAATCATAGAAAAGGGGATAATACTCTTTGAACTTTTTAAAGAATTTTTGATGTAGTGCAACAGTAGTACAAATACTAGCGATTCTTTTGAATCCTTGTAATTCTAAGGTTGTATTTTCAATCTTCAGAAGCTTCAGGTCGGCATTAATAGCATCGAATCCATGATTGGGAATTCGGTTTTCACTAATAAGTGAAGATAGATATTCGGCTGTTTTGCCAAGTTCTACTTTGATAACCTCGTCAGTGATAAATGGTGCAATTTCTAATGCAGCTTCTTTACCCAATTCTGTATGGCAACGCGCAGAAACTTGTTTTAATACAGAAGGAAATTCTAAGTCTTGTAATGTTTTGGAATGTATGTTAGCCACGTTATATTTTAATGAGTTGCAAAGGTACGCATTGACAATGAAATTTTATAAATGAGAATGTGTCGGACTCATAAAAGACAATGCGAATACAATTAACCAATTTATGTTGGGTGAAATAGAACATGGTTCTAGCAATTTTGGTATTGTCTTACAGCAGGGTTAATAGTAACTTTGATGTAGTGTAAAAAAATAAGTGCCATGGATATTGATTTGGTTAAGAGTTGGAAAGATCAGTTGCGGTCAGAATTTGACAAGCCCTATTTTAAAGATTTAATGCAATTCGTTGAACGTGAATATGAGGAGCATACCTGTTATCCGGAATATGCTGATATATTTTCTGCTTTTAATCACTGTGAATTTAAAGATACAAAGGTGGTTATCATTGGTCAAGACCCATATCACGGGCCTGATCAAGCAAAAGGTTTATGTTTTTCGGTCAAAGATGGTGTTAAACATCCTCCTTCGCTAATCAA harbors:
- a CDS encoding endonuclease MutS2 codes for the protein MANIHSKTLQDLEFPSVLKQVSARCHTELGKEAALEIAPFITDEVIKVELGKTAEYLSSLISENRIPNHGFDAINADLKLLKIENTTLELQGFKRIASICTTVALHQKFFKKFKEYYPLFYDFALKLEQNAEIPILINNVIDRFGEVKDNASDELFTIRRQINAVRGKISQSFGSALNTYQASDYLDEIRESVVENRRVLAVKAMYRKKVKGAVMGTSKTGSIVYIEPEAALKYSRELNNLEFEEKEEVQRILKQLTNQIRPFRALLSDYQDFLTQVDVIAAKAKHAEDIDALLPKINSNNRLYLRDAYHPLLFLNNKRKNENTYPQTIELHQENRIIVISGPNAGGKSITLKTIGLLQVMLQSGMLIPVHERSEVCFFKKILTDIGDNQSIENHLSTYSYRLKNMNQFLKRCDQNTLFLIDEFGTGSDPELGGALAEAFLEVFYERGSFGVITTHYANLKALANELPHVTNANMLFDGKTLEPTFQLILGQAGSSFTFEVAQKNGIPYSLINKAKKKIERGKVRFDATIAKLQKERSKMAETGSRLKEEESKARDENERLEKLNAKIKSKLENYQELYDHDQRMIQLGNKVNVAADKYFQDNKKRPLVSELLRIVETENSKRKKKTANQAKAERVKKAKVAEEVQKEVKVIREKKKVEKKKAVFKEKNKPRPVFNIGDRVRMLDGKAVGSIDSLEKGKAIVNYGIFTTNVSVDQLELVERKK